Part of the Triticum aestivum cultivar Chinese Spring chromosome 4D, IWGSC CS RefSeq v2.1, whole genome shotgun sequence genome is shown below.
TCAAATTCTATATAAGACATGAAATATACACAATCATGTGGAGACGGATATTTGGGTTCAACCAAATTATGCTAAGTTTATGACTTGAGCATATCCCCTAAGACGTCAGTCTTCATATATCCAAAAGTATtggagaagttcaatatggatataTTATATCAAAGACACATATGGTCATATTATACCTAATATGGGATACAAATCCTTAAGACATAGGGGAGATGGTGAAGTGATAGAGGAGCATGAATTGCCATATCTAAATACCATCAAAGCACTCATATATCTTGCAAAATATGTCAGGCCTGACACTATAGTTTTTGGCAATTTATTGAGAGTGCAATTCCCTGGAAGGTATAAGGTTTGTGTAAGGAATATCGTCAGATATATCCAGGGCACAAAGGGTCTTGATCAATTTCATCAGGAAAATCTAGATGGTACCATGGTTTGATATATTGATAGTGGCTAATTATCTGATCCCACAATGTCATATCAAAGACTGGGTTTGCTGGAAAAGTATTTTTGAGGGAAGTCTTCATAATAGACTCTAAACGAGTCCTTCCAGTAATCATTCTATTTTATTTGAAGCATCACAAAATGTGGATGACTTCATAGAATGATTGGCCACATGTGAAATCATGTGGAGATTATCATTATCTACCAAGATAATGTCACTTGTATTGCTTATGGGTTATATTTATCCTTGTGAATTACAGAAATGTAAGAGGATAATATGCAAACAGATTATTGTAATATTCACAATATCTTTATCAATGTTTATATTCCAGAACTAGGTTCATGGAATTGGTATGAGATATTCTGGAGGTTTGCAAAGTTCAGGAGGAGTAAATTCCCTATAACCCGTTGGTGATCCTCAAATCACTCATATTGTACTCTTTTTCTCTTTATGAGTTTTTCATGATTGTTTCTCATATAAGGTTTTTAACGAGACAATATAAATACAAGTGTAGATATATGCCATATTGGTTTCTCCTTATATTTTTTCCGctgggttttaaaggagttttagATGGCATATTATTATAAGGTTTCTCCTCAATTTTTCCCATAGGGTTTTTGGAGGAGTTTTCAGTTTGCAATATACATATGATGAATTGATCAAGAGGGAGTGTTGAGAAATAAAAAATATGTAATCAATTGTATGAGAGGGATGCCTTCCAAAAGGTGTCTGTTGAAAAAGAGATGTCTCCGCAACACACCCCTTCAACATGTATATAAGTGAGTCTCCCACGTTGCAATAGATCTAAGAGAATTATTTTGTGTCTCTCCTTTGTCTCCTTTACTTTCACTCTACAACAGCTATAACAAGGCAGTGGCGCCGGGCGGTGCGAATCCCCTTTGTGTTCTTTTTTTTTCCTTGATTGAATGCAAATCTCCTTTGTGTTCGGCTGTTTACTGTTGCGTCCACGACGATAGGCAGGCTTCCCCTCGTGGCGGCGGCGCAGAAGCCGTGCGTCTGTTTGGTGCGGCCGTGGGATAAGGGAAGGAATCCACCGCCGTCCGGTCCGTAATCCGTGGGGATAAAACCCAATCCCCCGCTGCCCCGGTATCAATCGCGGCAGCATGGAGTCGGGAGCCAGATCAGAAGCAAAGCCAGACGAGGAAGGGCCGGCCCCGGCGGGAAGCAGCAGCGGCAGCAAGGTGTACCACGAGAGGCAAAGGATGCAGTTCTGCCTCCTCCACGCCCTCAACAACCTTATGCAGGTGACCCTTCTCCTCTCTTGCTTAGTCGCGGTACTATGTTCATGGTTCGAGTAACTGCGCTTGAGAACTTTGCGTAATCCTAAGTTTAGTAATTGAGTCCAACAAATTAGATTCTATCTCTCGTGCTTTCTTGTTCGCCTGATTGTTCCCATCAAAGGACATCGGCAGTCAGTCAGCACCCTAAGTAGTCAGATTACTCCGCGCGAAGCTACAGATTGTTATAGTAGTGGAGCGTTGTGCTCTTGGTGAGCATGTTTTTTATGCGATTGTTTCCAACTTCTCACAACTTACGCTGTGGTGAAAGATCAGGGCATATTAAGAGTATGTACAGATCTTCCTTCTCGGTAGAAAGGGACAGCAATTGAGGTCACTCTATCAACTATTGGCCCATTGAGTGGGCACTGTTCGTCATTAGTTATGTCTGACAAGTTTATGGGTGGGTGTGGTTCACCCGTTTTGCAGCCCTCTGTCCACCGAATACAATGAAGGCTTTGCCAGTTGTGCGCGTGAATCATGAATTGGTAGCTGATAGGGATGGAAACAAATATTTTGGTCTTTGTCAAGTTTCATAATGACGTTTCAAATTGACGTTGACATGAATTTGGGGAACCAAGCTGTGCACGCTTGCAGCCATGTGAGTGCAAGAGGCCAAGATCGCACGGCAATAACAAGCATTTAAGCTGCTATCTGATTGGCTTTCATTTCTTATCATCTACTAATAATCAGTATGAAAAAATATTACAATAACTTAATCCTCGGAGAGGTAACTGCTTGGCACTTTCACTCATCAACATATATACAGGTAGCATGATCTTACCATGCACTGCATAGGCGGTTTCTTTGCTCTGACGCCACCTTATTTAATCCGGGCTTACCATGATTGTGTTTCGTGTGGTTCAGGAAAAAGAATCGTTCACCCGAGCTGAGCTGGATGGGATTGCTGAAAATCTTGTTCTTACTGATCCAAACAAGGAGAGATGGACTCCTCTATCGTTGATTTGGAAGCCCCACCACAATGCATTAACAGGGAACTATGATGTAAATGTTCTTATCGCGGCGGTAGAATCTAGAAAGAAGAAGGTAGTTTGGCATGATCATCGGAAGGGGGCATCTTCGATAGATCTGGATGCCGAAGCGCTGGTAGGTCTGATGATCAATGTACCGGTCAGGAGGTTGAGGGGCCTGTGGACCGGGAGGCATTGGGTGGCAATTCGAAGCATTGATGGCATCTGGTTTAATCTGGACAGCGATCTTCCGTCGGCCAAGCAGTTTCAGTGCAAAGAAAAACTAATTGCGTTCCTGGACAGCGTTCTCAGTCAAGGCGGGGAGCTCATGATCGTGCTCCAAGACGAATGATTGCACTGCTTCAGATCTCGAGAGGCTAGAGCAATTGGCTTCTCCGTGATTTACCTGTTGCCCATATTTCTGAATTGACAATGAGATCACCTGCGTCTGCAATAGCAGCTTCTCTGAAACTCTCAATCTTTGTGAGAATCATGGTGTGCCTGTAGGAGTTCAGATACATGGATGCATGGGATGATAGAAGTTTTCCCTTTTCTGAGATTGTGTATGCAGAGCTTAGGAAAGGAGAATCTGTTCCGGCAGTGTATATGCCTTTTTTTTGTAACTGAAGTGTATATGCTGTGTGGAAAACTATTTTGTGTGCATTGCGTGTACATTACATCTTGAACCATTTGGTgtgagttttatttattttcttgtgtGTTTCTCATGTTGGTCATGTACTGCTAAAATGATCGACAGTGGTAGAGCTGCTATTTAAGCCTATTAGCGCCTCTTCTGGTTGGAACTTGGAAGCAAGGCAGTTTCGAAATCTATAACTTGTAATCGAATGGGTTAATGCATTGGGAGTTTAGAGGGCCTTTGCATCAACCttattgaactgcaaaaacgtcttatatttaagaacagaggtactccctccgtccaaaaataagtgtcttaagcttAGTACAATTTTATACAAAAGgtggtacaaagttgagacacttatttttggacggaggtggtacaaagttgagacacttatttttggacggagggagtactaattagtaGAAACAGATTGATGCATTGGGAGTTTAAAGGGCCCTTGCATCAACCTTATTGAaccgcaaaaacgtcttatatttaagaacagaggTGGTAATAAGTAGAAACAGATGGATGCATTGAGAATTTAGAGGGCCCTTGCATCAACCTTATTGAACtgcaaaacgtcttatatttaggaacaaaagtAGTAGTAATTAGTAGAAACAGACTAGCAGTAGGACGGAAATGGCCAATTTCAAAGAACTTTGTAATGTACAGGAACTGCATACAAGCGGCCGGTCAATCATCCGTAACTGTGGACATATGAGTGCAgcaagccacacaagctcgcaaGCTGCTGCTGGGTACAATGTACAAATCCTTCGGTTATGTATAACAGTAGACAGGGCAGCAAACGGAATGCCTGGCTGGATAAACGCCGCCTACCCCGTTCTGCCCGTCTTCTTCTGCCAGTACAACGTCGCGGTGCTGTAGTGCTCGTTGCGTATCGTCTTCGAGGCCGTTCTCCAGTCGCAGTTCTCCATCTCCTCCCTGGCAGCCCTTCCGACGGACTCCCTGAGGTCCTTCGACGAGAGGAGTTGTTCAATCTTCCTCACGCACTCGTCGAGATCCCCGGGTGTGAAGAGGAAGCTGGTTTTGCCCTCCTTGTCCTTGGGAATTATATCAGGTATGCCTCCGGCGCGAGCAGCGACAACCGGAACTCCAGAAGCCATGGACTCCAGCACTACTTGTCCGAGGGTCTCAGACTCTGAAGGCATTGCAAATACGTCCCCACTGGCGTACGCTTGAGAGAGCTCCTCGCCTTGGAGCATTCCGGTGAAAACTGCAGGCATGCCTGTGAACATTTTTTCCAGCTCAGCCCTGCCAAGATAAAACAGACGGTGTAAACATCTCCAGAATTGAAGAGGAAACCGCACGGGGTCAAACAGATGGCCGGGCACAATAAGTTGGTTATCACTTGCTCAGTGCTCATTGTAAACAAAGCATACCATGTTCTCATTTGGTATTTAAGCATTGTTATTGTTTGTGGACATGTGGTACATTTGCTTATTGGCTGCATTAGCTTACTTGCTTAGTCCAGAAGTATCTTGTGCAGTAGTACTCTTGAGTTCCTAACTTACTGAAGAAACAAACCCTCAGGCGAAACCATGTATACAATTAActcaaagaaacagaaaaaaggaatACTAATCCGCAACTTGTGAGAAGGCCATCTTCTTCTCACAACTCAGTCAGCAGTGAAGATATGCTTGACCACTTGAGACTTGGCACGTATATGTATACGTTCACCAGCAAGTAAGCTAACGCAGCCAATATtttaacatatactccctccgttcctaaatataagtctttttggagATTTTGATACGGACTAAATACGGATGTACATAGACacactttagagtgtagattcactcattttgctccgtatgtagtccatattgaaatctctaaaaagacttacatttaggaacggagggagtatatggtttGTGAATTAGCATATACTCCCTTCGCCCCAAAAtgagtgtcgctgatttagtacaaagctgcactaactttgtactaaatcaacgaTAGTTATTTTGGGGCGGAGGAAGTACGTTGGAAGTGTGAAAGAATAAAGTTCTCGAGATTATGTTGTTTCAATAGTGGGTAGTTGGTGATGAACGTAAGCCCAGATGTCATCAGGTTTGTGTCTTACTGAAAACAGCAAATAGTTAACAGTTGGACAAATGACTCACCTGTATGGTCCATCTCCAACAAAAGCAATTCTTACTCCAGGGAGCTTTTCCATAACTCTGTATTAACAATTCAAATAAGTAAAGCACTAACAACACAGAAAAATGACACTCGTGTAGCAAACACATACTCTACAGATAGGAAAGGTTTAAGTAATGCTAACATGAAGTGTTCACTTTGTTACAAAAAAAAAATCAAGATAGCAGAAGTAATATCCTGAGCACTCTTGAAGCTAAAATGCTACATAGGGACCACTGATAAAGTTGATCATACAAAAGGAAAATTATAGTATCGCAGTTTTTAACAGCCATAAGCAGCAAAAAACAGCTACTATAGAATGATACCTAAATATCATGGATGCAAAATATACCTATCCATTTTActtccatgtagttcaaattgtctCTATTTCTAGTACTGATGGTATATTCTGTGTATGGGAAAAGCTAACCTCTTCAGAAAATCCAAATTCTTTTCACGCCCAAAACGGCCCACGTGAATTATCAATGGTTTTTCTGGTTCACCACCGCTGACAGGAGACGAAAAGAAAAATCAATAAGCATGCGCGTTGTCTTCCTCAACTCTTTCCTTGTTGAATTTGAAGCAACAGGAGATACCTCAACTTGATCCGCATTTCATGCCTCCGAAATTTAGGATGGAAGCTTTCAGAATCAACACCCTTGTTCCAAAGCCGTACTCTGTTTGCTGCAGAGGCAAGTGGGTATGATTAGGATAGACGAAGGGTTGAAATGTATAAATAGTGATTTATTTTGATTGTTTAACCTGGTACTACTTTAGCAGTTTCAAAGTCCTCGGCAATAGCTACTGAAGGAACTAGAGTAAGATCTGCAGACCTGTGGAGACATCCTTTGAAACAAAATAAGAATGTCAGCACAAACTAAGTGAGAAAGATCAGTTTTATTTTATTCTCAGCTTTGCACTTTTGTACAGAACATAAAAGAAGTGATGACAATGGGCTTACTTATAAGGCCCCATGTGGGTCCAAGTAACCAATTTAAATTGTACCCTGGTAAGTACCTGGAAGCCGTTACAAGAAATCAGTTCAAGAGTGCTAATCTCTTAACAACACTGAACCAGCTGACACCTAGCAGTGGAAAAGAAACTCACGCTGGAAGATGTGTGTGATAAGACATGACCATTGGAACTGAAATCATCTTTGCGATAGCAAGGGCGCCAAAAACCTGAAATCACGATATGTGGTAATGAGAAACCACAGGGCAAATGGCAATGGATGCATATTGAGTTTTTGACAGTTACCATAACTCCAGGTGAAGTGGCATGGATTATGTCTGGCTTGAACTTCGACACGGCAGAAAATATTCTGGGGCTCAGTGCCAACGAGAGTGGAACATTTTGGTACAATGGACATGGAAAGCTGAAAAGGAGGAGTTTAGGAACCGAAGTACATGCAGAATAAAGAAGTTTCCACAAACTGAATCCTGACGACATTCCAAATTTAGAAAGTTGACTAGGAAAATACTTGAAAATAAATATAACGACGATTTCACAATATATCTACCAAACGTTCTAGTCAGCATGGCAGTTGATTACAGGACACTCCTCTGCAAATGTTCCATCATATTTTCTGCGTTCTGTGCTTTCAGCAAAGTAGTTTTTGGGATCGTTTGGTATTTCTGGAGTGGACTGATCGCTGAGGTAGAGGGCGACGATAGTTTGTGTTGGATGATTACCTCCACGAGCCAATGACCTTTGCTCCATGGAactcctcgggagctcctttgtgCGTGGTCACGACCAAGACCTGAACCGAATAAGCAGGCGTCAATTCCGAGGCAGAACAACGATCTTGAAAACAGTACAAGTCAAGTCAAGCAGCGACAAGGTTGGTAACAAGGATCGGATACCTCATCGCCCATCTCTCGCAGATGCTTGATGAAGTTCTGGAACCGGTTCTTGTAGCCGGAGATGTAACTGCGACACAGCAACAAGGAAAAGGCATTGACTCTGGAGTTCCTCAGTAGATCAAAGAAGCATCGAATTTAAGAAATAACGCATCCAGCGACCCAATTGTGCACGGCGGCGTGCAGAGCATCTCGATCTGATCTGATCCAATCTAGCATACTACTGTAATCCGGCCAGCGCCTTGTGCTTCAAAACTTGggttgggaggaggaggaagagggagggagggaggagggagactGACGCGAAGGGCGAAGGCTCGACGAAGAGAGCAATGCGATGCGGCCTGGAGCTCCACTCGGCGTCCGCGTCCTCCACCCGCAGGAGCAGCGGCGCCGCCATCTCCGGAGCCTGCCCCATCCTGCTGCTCTGCTGACCCGCACCAGCGCAGCcgaccccccagctcggcgcgccGCCACCGCGCGAATTATACCCCACCGCCGGGCCGCCGTGGCGTGCACTACTCCTCCCAGCCGTGCCGTGCCCCCTATCCTTCCTCCAAGCCCGGCCTCCGCCTCCCGCCTCGCCTTGGCGCCCACGCTGGGAGGCGGCGACGCGTGGAAGCAGCAGCACGCGTGCCGCCGGCGCGACCGGCACCGAGGCGcgaggcgacgacggcgacgacgtggTGGACCGGGCAGCGGCCGCGGAGAAAACGGGAGGAATCGGGGCGGGGAGGTCGTACAACGGACGAGCGGAGACGGGGGGATGGAATCGAATCGAATCGGGTTCCTTCTCCCCCGCGGCGAGGCGTGGTGGACTGACGACCTGGTGCCTTGGCTTGGCTTGAGGTGTGTGGCTTTGCTACTCGTAATCGGGAGAGAGAATAATTGCCGAGGCCGCCTGAGGCATATGCCTTCCCCTGCCGCGGGCGCAGGGCGCGACAGAGACCGCCGGGTTTTGCTTCGTGCCGTTGCGTTGCGTGCGTTGCGCTGCTGCCTGGTGCTGGTCAAACCGGCTAAAAATCTGAAGAAACGTGAAACAAATCAGAGCCGGCTGCCTGCCAAGGCTGGCAGCCAGCACGGGAGAAGGGAGATGGAATGGGGAATGATTGAGGTTCTCGAGTGCTGACGGGCGACGACAGCGGCCAGGTAGGAATACGATTTTCCAGCCTTGCTCTGCCCCCCGCTGCCAACAGTCCTGCCTGCTGTCCCCGACGCCTGCACCACGCATGCGTCGCGCATCTTGTGTTTTTTCTATTCTCGTCGTGTCGCTTGCTGCACAAGTGTACAAGTAGAACTCTAGTCTGAGAATCTCAGACTGAGATGGGCCTAGAGGTGCTTAATTCCTACTCCTACTTGCCTTGCAAGCCAGCTTATTCAATGGAGTCTCAAACTGTGTAATCTTTGATTAGTGAATTGAATGACGTTTTCTTGGAGTGCAGCAGGactagggcatccacaatgtgtgaGGCAGCATTGCCTCTATGCTAGGTCCCACACGTTGCCTTATAGATGGACCCTACCAACAGGTTTAGAAAACAAGTTTCTTGACATACCACAGTCCCTCCCTACAATTGACAATGGGGTCACTCAATTTCGTTATTTCTTAGAGGCTGCCTCCCTGCTAAGAGATGATGCTATTTTGAACTAAAACCGGGGTTGCAATGTGTGGAGGCCGCCTCTAAGAGGAGAGAGAAGTCTTAGTAGAGAAAGCAAAAACCACACGCTATGGGTGCTCTAAATTGCTCATCGGGCTATCTCATTCGTCCTGTTAAGTCTACGTCACCGCCCATTGTCGGATATAAGATAGTCGTGTCTAATCTTAGATGTGGCAACATAAAATAACcttagtcatgaaccaaacagcCCCAGACTGACCACTTGTTTTTTTAGTCACGTCAAATCCATCGATAGAGCGTTTTGGGTAGATCACATGTAAACTGCCCCAAAGTTAGGGTTTCTCTCTACCTCTCGTCTCCAACAGGGAACTCAtcgttggggaacgttgcatgggaaacaaaaaaaattctacactcaccaagatcaatttaggagatgaacatctacgagaggagagattggatctacatacccttgtagatcgctaagcggaagcgttgagaaacgtggttgatgtagtcgaacatactcgcgatccaatcacgatccgtcctgCAAACtcctgatctagcgccgaacggatggtacctccgcgttcaacacacgtacggcttgatgacgccttcacctcctcgatccagcgagcgatggtgaagtagtagctcgagtcctccggcaacacgacggcgtggtgacagtggtggtggtggaatctcggtagggcttcgccaagcactacagagagGAAGAGGgctacgagggagagggagggcagcaccGTGGTGTGAATAGATCTGTAtgagtgcggctgccctctctccacctctctatatataaggggaagggaggaggagggggtgcccctagatcccatctaggggacgGCGGCCAAGATGGGGCAACCCTAGATCGGTTTTGGCCCCCCACACCTCAGGAGCCTTGGCCCCCAAGGCAaagggggcggctgccctagggaggcgccccacctcctctGGCAACGTGGGAAGGGGActtgggggcgcacagccccttggTGGGCTGGTGGGCTCCCTCCcctaggcccatgaggccccccaacacttgtcggggccccccgaaacccctttcggtcatgctggacatcacccggtacctccggaacacttctggaccccaacacccttcgtccaatatattaatcttcacctccggaccattccagagttcctcgtcacgtctgggatctcatccgggactccgaacaatcttcggtaaccaccataatgactcaactatacttatatcatcaccaaacgttaagtgtgtagaccctgcgggttcaagAATTAtgctgacatgaccgagacacctctacggtcaataaccaatagcgggacttggatgcccatattggttcctgcatattctacgaagatcttatcggtcgaacttcgatgtcaaggatttagctaatcccgtatgcagttccctttgtctatcggtatgttacttgcccgaacttcaatcgtcggtatctccatacctagttcaatctcgttaccgacaagtctccttactcgtttcgtaatacaagatactgtggctaactcattagtcacattgcttgcaagcttattatgatgttgtattaccgagtgg
Proteins encoded:
- the LOC123097968 gene encoding josephin-like protein, which gives rise to MESGARSEAKPDEEGPAPAGSSSGSKVYHERQRMQFCLLHALNNLMQEKESFTRAELDGIAENLVLTDPNKERWTPLSLIWKPHHNALTGNYDVNVLIAAVESRKKKVVWHDHRKGASSIDLDAEALVGLMINVPVRRLRGLWTGRHWVAIRSIDGIWFNLDSDLPSAKQFQCKEKLIAFLDSVLSQGGELMIVLQDE
- the LOC123097969 gene encoding sulfoquinovosyl transferase SQD2 translates to MGQAPEMAAPLLLRVEDADAEWSSRPHRIALFVEPSPFAYISGYKNRFQNFIKHLREMGDEVLVVTTHKGAPEEFHGAKVIGSWSFPCPLYQNVPLSLALSPRIFSAVSKFKPDIIHATSPGVMVFGALAIAKMISVPMVMSYHTHLPAYLPGYNLNWLLGPTWGLIRCLHRSADLTLVPSVAIAEDFETAKVVPANRVRLWNKGVDSESFHPKFRRHEMRIKLSGGEPEKPLIIHVGRFGREKNLDFLKRVMEKLPGVRIAFVGDGPYRAELEKMFTGMPAVFTGMLQGEELSQAYASGDVFAMPSESETLGQVVLESMASGVPVVAARAGGIPDIIPKDKEGKTSFLFTPGDLDECVRKIEQLLSSKDLRESVGRAAREEMENCDWRTASKTIRNEHYSTATLYWQKKTGRTG